The window CCCTAGCTCTTCCAGAATCAGGTAGCATTGCTTGCCGCCGGGGAGCTCCACGCTGTTGACTGCCGATCGAGGCTGGATCGTGGGGTGGTACGTCGGCGTGAACGGTCGCTGCAGAAACGCCGACAGCAGCGCGCTCTTCCCGCTGCCCCTCGACCCCAGCACGTAGCATAGAAGAACGTTGCGCTCCACCCGTCCAGGCCGATTCCGCCGCTTCCTAGCCTTGGTCTGCTTCAGCGCGCTCGTCGTCCCGCTTCGCTCGCTGCTCTCGAATCCGAGGTAGGCCAGGTACTCCAGCGTCGTCTTGGGCGCCTCAAACGTCGTCATGCTCCACTGCGCCAGCCAGCCCTGGAGCGTGATGTGGCCAGCTTCGTTGCGTACCGTGCACGACGGAAACGCAGAGTCGGTCCAAGACGCCGGAAGCCCAGGCGTGGTCGCGAACAGGTTGGCGAGCTCTCCGTCGTTGAGTCCGCCGTCGTTGTCCTTGTCGAACTTGAGGAACAGGTCGACGAAGAAGCGGTACCCAGCCGGACTGAGCTCCGCCGACGAGAACTGCGCCACCTCGAACTTGGGTCGCAGGTAGGCGTCCTGCAGACTGAGACTGTCCGTGTAGTGGAACTTGCGCAGGATGATCCAGATGGTCTCGTGCCGGCCCTTCTCCGCAAACATCTTGTTCAGCAGCAAGAAGCCCTTCTCGTCCATGCCCTTGTCTCCCGTGGCACCCGGCGCAAACCGCTCCATCGACTTGTTGATGTTGGCCAGATCGTCCTCGCCCAGGGGCTTCTCGAAGCACTTGATCTGGAAGTCGTCCACCTCCTCGTCGTTCCAGTAGCCATCCTTGTCCGTGTCGCAGAGGCGGAACACGCGCTGCAGCGCCGACACGGCCGCAGGCTTGAGCGCGCTCTCTTTCGAGTCGTACAGCGGCGCTATGGGGTGCGTGACGGCTTTCTGGCAGAGGAAGAAGACCTCGTTGATGTTGGCGTGTTCCTTTGCGCTTGTGCGGATGCACGAGTCGATCTCTTTGAACTCGTTCATGACCGGCAGCATCTCCTCTGCCACCACCTGCGACGTTGTGCCATGGGATGCCAGATCGGCCTTGTTGGCACACAGCACCACGGGCACGTTGACGCCCAGGGAGCGGAAGTAGGGCATCCAGAACAGGGCCACGCGCTCATAGCTGTAGTGGTCCGAGTAGACGAGCAGGATGACGTTGGATTTGCGCAGCTCCTTGCGCAGCGCGTGTCGTTCGTGGGGCAGCGCCGAGGTGTCGACGATGGTCGTGGTCACGTTGTCGGGCGTGCCCAGCGTAGGCGGCAGCGTCACCTGGGGGAGCACGGGCTGGATCTTCGCGGTGACGAAGACGTCCTTGACGAGCGAGGTGATGAGGGAGCTCTTGCCGACGCCCTCGTCACCGCAGACACAGATTCGGACTGGGGCACCGCGTTAGTCACGGCCATGCATGGCAAGCAACATGAACAAACAGACCATCCCATCACGTACCGGTCGCCATATCGGCATGTTCACGGCTCACTGCATGCTGGTGAGGGCGGGATACGAGTGGATGTGCTGTGTGATGTGTGCTGTGTGCTGTGTGCTGTGTGCTGTGTGCTGTGTGCTGTGTGCTGTGTGCGGTATCGTGGTAGAGTCAGAGGACGCTCGACCGTGAGGCTGTCGGTGAAGCTTTGGCGACTGATTCGATCAACAGGTGAGGTGCCAGATTACCAGTGCGCTGTCCAGTGTCCAGTGTCCACGTTGGCTTGGCGATCACAACCTTAAACGCTCCCCGCATTCGTTCGCGCCAGGCGGCTGGAAGGTGAAGGGATGCATGACGGACAGCCTTGCCGCAGCTGCGTCTACCGTCTGCCGCCTGCCATCTGCTTTCGACCGTCTATCCACTGCTTCCCTCTGCCAGCCGTGCCCGTACACAGTGACGCCGTGAGCCTGCGCACGGTTCCACCCTCGCGAGCATCCAACGCAAGCCACATCCAAATGCGATGTTAGGCTGCTCGTCTCTCCGCATTCTCCACGGTTCGGTCGCTGTGCCGCGACGCAAACCATCGCAcgctctccctctccctctctctcgCAGCGCCTGACCTGCCCACGCCTGCCCCCTCCACGCTCGCCCCACGCTCCCCGTTATGCCCCCGTGCGTGCTTGCTGTATAGTGGCCAACGAACTGCACCTCGCCCTGCAGCAGCCATGTTGTGAGTCTGCCCTGTCTGTCCACCAATCGCAGCACGCCCGCTATCGTGCCACATGTGCACGCGGAGGCGGAGCCTGAGCCTGAGCCTGAGCCTGAGCCTGAGCCTGAGCCTGACTGACGGCGCCCTCCAGCGTGCTGCCTCCGCCGCCGCGGTACCCCGTGGGCGGCTATCCCGGTGCGCCGCCAGGACAGCTCATCGAGACCAACAACAGCATCAGCCACCCCACCGGCGCCGAGTATCAATTGGTCGTGGGAGAGGGTATGTCTGCTGCACTCGCAGCCCGCTGCGCGCTGGCTGATGGTCGACATGACAGGCACCTACCTATTACGCGACGACCTGCATCTCGCGACCCCGCCGCCACACCCCTCCGAAGCGCCCGTCCACAACCCCAACCCGCTTGCCACGACCGTCTCGCCGCCCACCCAGGGCACCAAGCTGTCCCTCGTTGCCCTCGCGCCCCGCCAGCCGTCGTCGACGCTGCTGCACAGACTCGACACCAAGAACAGCACCCGCTCGCAGGTCCCGCCCATCGCCGAGCACGAGTCCAACAGCCATGCGAGCGAGACCGACTCGCAGGGCGTCAACGGCTTTGTGTCCTCGCCCCTGGACGGCCTGCGCACGCCCGTGTTCGGAGCAGACAACGCCGCCCTGAGCGTGGTCAACGGCAAAGCATCAAAGGACCCCGCCAAGCGCAACAAGCCGAAGAACAACATCGTCAAGAGCAATTCGTCGTTTGTGTCCAGAGTCATCCCGCACGAAGCCTTGACGAAGCGCCTGCAGGAGCACAACGCCAACGGCGTCTACGCCTTTGCCAACATCAACCGCGCGCTGCAATGGCTGGATCTGTCCTCGCCCATCAAGGAGGAGCACCTGACCAAGATCCTCTTCACAAAGGCCCACGCGCTGTGCCACGACATCAACCACGTCACAAAGGGCCCCAACCACCTCGACATCATCCTGGGCTTCTCCACCGGCGACATCATCTGGTACGAGCCCATCTCGCAAAAGTACTCGCGCATCAACAAGAACGGCATCATCAACCCCACCGCCGTCTCCGACATTCGCTGGATCCCCAACAGCGAGAACCTGTTCATGGCTTCCCACATGGACGGCAGCCTGGTCGTGTACgacaaggagaaggaagaCGCGGCTTTTGTTGCCGAGGACCCGACGCCGGACGAGGGCATGTCTGACGTGGAGAGGAAGATCAGGCTGACCGTCAAGAAGTCGGTGCAATCGAAGAACCAAAAGGCCAACCCTGTCTCGTACTGGCAGGTCTCGAGCTCCAAGATCAACGCCTTCGAGTTCTCGCCCGACCGCCGCCATTTTGCCGTCGTTTCCGAAGATGGCTCGTTCCGAATCATGGACTTCCTCCGGGAAAGGCTCCTCCACCACTACATGAGCTACTACGGCGGCATGATGTGCGTCTGCTGGTCGCCCGACGGCAGATACGTCGTGACGGGAGGCCAGGATGACCTCGTTTCCATCTGGTCGTTGGAGGACCGCATGCTGGTGGCGCGCTGCCAGGGACACAACTCGTGGGTCACAGGTGTGCAGTTTGATCCCTGGCGATGCGACGATCGCAGCTACCGGATAGGCAGCGTGGGAGAGGACACTCGGTTGCTGTTGTGGGACTTCAGTGTAGGCATGCTGCACCGGCCGCGCGCAGCCTCGTTGCGACCGCGCACCAGCATCACCTCGTCGAACCTCAAGATGCAGCGCACACGCACCGACAGCTCTGCGGGCCGCATGCGATCCAACTCGAACCTCTCGTCAGGCAGCGCGCTCGATGACGATGAGATTGTGCATGCTGTTGAGCCGCGCGCACGCACCGCCATGTTGCCTCCGGTGTTGGTGAGTCGATGAAGCACGTCACGCGAAAACAAGAGCTAACCGGCTGCGCAGGCGAAATCCGTCGACGACCACCCTCTCACCTGGTTGGCCTTTGAGGAGGATTGCATCATAACATCGTGCAAAAACGGTACGTCTCTGTTTCGTCGCTCGCCGCCCACGCTCTTGGAAATTTTCCTCTCCCAACCTCACAAGCGAGCACGTTTCCGCGCTAGGCTTCTGCGATAAGGCCGATTTGCCGCGTTCATTTGCGCGCTAGGGCAGGAACACCCGCCCGCCGTGCAGGACCCGCTCGCCGAGTGCGCTGTGTTTCTGTTGGGAGCTGCCAAACTTCATACGAACGGATAAGGAGCGCGGGTGTGGATCGCAAAGCGTGGACTGTGCTGACCACTGACTGTTTCGCAGGCCACATTCGCACCTGGGACCGCCCCAAGGAGGGCTCCTCGACGGATGAAAGCGGACACACGCGCTCGCAGACCAGCTCGAGTGCTGGTCTTTCGTAGACGACCACACCGACAGCAGGAACAGAGACCAGGGTGTGGTGTTGGTTGGCGGACTGGTTGCAGACGTTGGAGGCCCACGATGAGGCTCTGCTCGCAGCTGCATGTGGGTTCCGCAGGGGTGGGCTACGTTAACCCGGGAAGGCCCGATGGCCGTTTCGCCGCGTTCCAGAACCACTCGAAAGCTTCAGCGTCCGATCCTGGCGATGGGTTTTCCAGCGTCCGATGTCAGCGTCCGATGTCAGCGCGCCACATTGCATCGTGCACGCGCGTGGCAGCCAAGCGTACCAAAAAGACCAGCCTATGCAAGGGCCGTGGATGGCGCACGCCACAGGTATGCATGCAGCATGTTGCACAGCATCGTTATCTTTGCAATCTCATGGCGTCACACTCTGTCACTTCACAAGATCTACCTGATGCTCGAACCATGTCGCCGTGCGCGTGCAACACCCGTGCAACCCGGACACCGCCGGCTGTGCAGCACGGCGGCGAGAAGCCCCGTCGCCGCACTGCGTGTCCTGGTGTTGCGCCATGCAGGCTGCGCGCACCGCGGTGGATCCCTTTTTCCACTGCGGCTTTCCCAGTGCCGTGTCCGTGATGTGAGGCTGGACTGATAC of the Ascochyta rabiei chromosome 20, complete sequence genome contains:
- a CDS encoding ERMES complex Ca(2+)-binding regulatory GTPase gem1; this encodes MATVRICVCGDEGVGKSSLITSLVKDVFVTAKIQPVLPQVTLPPTLGTPDNVTTTIVDTSALPHERHALRKELRKSNVILLVYSDHYSYERVALFWMPYFRSLGVNVPVVLCANKADLASHGTTSQVVAEEMLPVMNEFKEIDSCIRTSAKEHANINEVFFLCQKAVTHPIAPLYDSKESALKPAAVSALQRVFRLCDTDKDGYWNDEEVDDFQIKCFEKPLGEDDLANINKSMERFAPGATGDKGMDEKGFLLLNKMFAEKGRHETIWIILRKFHYTDSLSLQDAYLRPKFEVAQFSSAELSPAGYRFFVDLFLKFDKDNDGGLNDGELANLFATTPGLPASWTDSAFPSCTVRNEAGHITLQGWLAQWSMTTFEAPKTTLEYLAYLGFESSERSGTTSALKQTKARKRRNRPGRVERNVLLCYVLGSRGSGKSALLSAFLQRPFTPTYHPTIQPRSAVNSVELPGGKQCYLILEELGELEPAILENQAKLDACDLLCYTYDSSDPDSFAHIVELRSRYAHLDKLPAVYTALKADQDKTMQRCEQQPDEYTSGLRMAPPLHVSATWSSISELFVQLAECATHPSTAFPKNEDEGGYDRMNVYLALGAVTCVVASALIIWKRNSASSSASSSWS